A genomic window from Anas platyrhynchos isolate ZD024472 breed Pekin duck chromosome 13, IASCAAS_PekinDuck_T2T, whole genome shotgun sequence includes:
- the LOC101801533 gene encoding histone H2A type 2-B, which produces MSGRGKSGGKARAKAKSRSSRAGLQFPVGRVHRLLRKGNYAERVGAGAPVYLAAVLEYLSAEILELAGNAARDNKKTRIIPRHLQLAIRNDEELNKLLGGVTIAQGGVLPNIQAVLLPKKTQSSKK; this is translated from the coding sequence ATGTCGGGCCGCGGCAAGTCCGGCGGCAAGGCGCGGGCCAAGGCCAAGTCGCGCTCGTCGCGGGCCGGGCTGCAGTTCCCGGTGGGCCGCGTGCACCGGCTGCTGCGCAAGGGGAACTACGCGGAGCGGGTGGGCGCCGGGGCGCCGGTATACCTGGCGGCCGTGCTGGAGTACCTCTCGGCCGAGATCCTGGAGCTGGCGGGCAACGCGGCCCGCGACAACAAGAAGACGCGCATCATCCCGCGGCACCTGCAGCTGGCCATCCGCAACGACGAGGAGCTCAACAAGCTGCTGGGCGGCGTGACCATCGCGCAGGGCGGCGTCCTGCCCAACATCCAGGCCGTGCTGCTGCCCAAGAAGACGCAGAGCTCCAAGAAGTGA
- the H1-10 gene encoding histone H1.10 translates to MSVELEEADLPLTEAEEVPIAADKKAAAKKAKSAGGGGSSSSLSPSKKKKNNKKKNQPGKYSQLVVETIRKLGERNGSSLAKIYNEAKKVAWFDQQNGRTYLKYSIKALVQNDTLLQVKGTGANGSFKLNRKKLEGGGDGGAGSSAHKSHKKAAASASRRAEKKPAAKSKKPEKKSHKKGASSAAAKKDKGKAKKATKKGAASPGGKKVKKSAKPKALKSRKA, encoded by the coding sequence ATGTCGGTGGAGCTGGAAGAAGCCGATCTGCCCCTGACCGAAGCGGAGGAGGTGCCGATCGCGGCCGACAAGAAGGCGGCCGCCAAGAAAGCGAAGAgcgccggcggcggcggcagctcCTCCTCGCTGTCGCCGtcgaagaagaaaaagaacaacaagaagaagaacCAGCCGGGCAAATACAGCCAGCTGGTGGTGGAGACGATCCGCAAGCTGGGCGAGCGTAATGGTTCCTCGTTGGCCAAGATCTACAACGAGGCCAAGAAGGTGGCCTGGTTCGACCAGCAGAATGGCAGGACCTACCTGAAGTACTCCATCAAGGCGCTGGTGCAGAACGACACGCTGCTCCAGGTCAAGGGCACCGGCGCCAACGGCTCCTTCAAGCTCAACAGGAAGAAGCTGGAGGGCGGTGGGGACGGGGGCGCGGGCAGCAGCGCCCACAAGTCCCACAAGAAGGCGGCGGCCTCCGCGTCGCGGCGGGCGGAGAAGAAACCCGCGGCCAAGAGCAAGAAGCCCGAGAAGAAATCCCACAAGAAGGGAGCGAGCAGCGCGGCGGCGAAGAAGGACAAAGGCAAAGCCAAGAAGGCCACCAAGAAGGGAGCCGCGTCCCCGGGGGGCAAGAAGGTGAAGAAGTCCGCAAAGCCCAAGGCGCTCAAGAGCAGGAAGGCATGA
- the HMCES gene encoding abasic site processing protein HMCES, whose amino-acid sequence MCGRTACSLGAELLRRACAYRDRRGRQRQPEWVREERYRPSYNKGPQSSSPVLLSRKHLQQDADSSERVLMDMRWGLVPSWFKENDPSKMQFKTSNCRSDTMLSKFSYKGPLLKGKRCVVLADGFYEWQQCGGGKQPYFIYFPQSKDDQAEGEDGDKEWKGWRPLTMAGIFDCWEPPAGGEALYTYTIITVDASKDLSFIHHRMPAILDGEEAIRKWLDFAEVPTQEAVKLIQPTENIVFHPVSTFVNSVRNDTPKCLAPIELGAKKEVKATASSKMMLGWLKNSQEASPKKKENELPRWTSQFIHSPSPKKSSADILQQWLGKEGEPAAKKRKV is encoded by the exons ATGTGCGGCCGCACCGCCTGCTCGCTGGGCGCCGAGCTCCTCCGCCGTGCCTGCGCCTACCGGGACCGGCGGGGCAGGCAGCGGCAGCCCGAGTGGGTGCGGGAGGAGCGCTACCGACCCTCCTACAACAAGGGCCCGCAGTCCAGCAGCCCCGTCCTGCTGTCCCGCAAGCATCTCCAGCAG GACGCGGACTCCTCCGAGCGGGTCCTCATGGACATGCGGTGGGGCCTGGTTCCCTCCTGGTTCAAAGAGAACGACCCCTCCAAAATGCAGTTTAAGACCTCCAACTGCCGCAGCGACACCATGCTGAGCAAGTTCTCCTACAAG GGCCCTCTCCTCAAGGGCAAGCGCTGCGTGGTGCTGGCGGATGGCTTCTACGAGTGGCAGCAGTGCGGCGGGGGCAAGCAGCCCTACTTCATTTACTTCCCCCAGAGCAAGGACGACCAG GCCGAGGGGGAAGATGGAGACAAGGAGTGGAAGGGCTGGAGGCCGCTCACCATGGCCGGGATTTTCGACTGCTGGGAGCCGCCGGCGGGAGGAGAAGCGCTGTACACCTACACCATCATCACCGTGGATGCCTCCAAGGACCTGAGCTTCATCCACCACAG GATGCCGGCCATCCTGGACGGGGAAGAGGCCATCAGGAAATGGCTGGACTTCGCTGAAGTGCCCACCCAGGAGGCGGTTAAACTCATCCAGCCCACCGAGAACATCGTCTTCCACCCCGTGTCCACCTTTGTCAACAGCGTGCGCAACGACACGCCCAAGTGCCTCGCGCCCATCGAGCTGGGAGCCAAGAAG GAGGTCAAAGCCACCGCCAGCAGCAAAATGATGCTGGGCTGGTTAAAAAACTCCCAGGAGGCCTCCcccaagaagaaagaaaatgaattgccCAGGTGGACGAGCCAGTTCATCCACAGCCCTTCGCCCAAGAAAAGCAGCGCGGATAtcctgcagcagtggctggggaaggagggagagccGGCCGCGAAGAAGCGCAAGGTGTAG